A single region of the Nostoc sp. MS1 genome encodes:
- a CDS encoding ISLre2 family transposase, whose protein sequence is MAKNISATLDLNKSVKSFHLQVTKLLEFTNITEWDGKKLREREKEIREQAMILAGQCIAVLLYNLSVSPKILNYSVSQTQGWRNLNTQKHGSKKRKIVTIGNVEVTLTLPYVLERNPTSKESDNPLLNEPKIKTSNQGFCPFLKWLGMSEGITPLVWSIIAKYGAIASSFDAARSTLTDWGINVSLKRIERLTYLFGEIGINLRQSKILNLEMNHLSNSNVLKGQRVVIAVDGGRTKIRFNKKGRRSKKTNRHGFVGEWMEPKLLTIYVVNEEGKKIRTSTIPITNDGTYSGYKEFLKILEMYLVNLGISEAKQVLLIADGAEWIWIHIPLLLKKLKCPLETYQLLDFYHAASHLQDFADAAFSTDNERQSWFKKSRKILKKGQALDLMRNMGEFISEATGERCKIMVRERNYILKAYRRRLLKYNEVAARKLPLGSGAVESLIRQVVNLRMKGNSKFWLQNNAEIMLHLRCQWIAKSWDNFCDSIFNSFIKPQTG, encoded by the coding sequence ATGGCAAAAAATATAAGTGCAACTCTTGATTTAAACAAGTCAGTTAAAAGTTTTCACTTACAGGTCACAAAACTTTTAGAATTTACAAATATCACAGAGTGGGATGGAAAAAAGCTGAGAGAACGAGAAAAAGAAATTAGAGAACAGGCAATGATTTTAGCAGGTCAATGTATAGCTGTTTTATTATATAATCTTTCCGTATCCCCAAAAATCCTAAACTATTCTGTTAGTCAAACACAGGGATGGAGAAATTTAAATACACAAAAACATGGTTCTAAAAAGCGAAAAATAGTAACAATTGGAAACGTCGAAGTAACTTTAACTTTACCTTATGTACTTGAACGGAATCCCACAAGTAAAGAATCTGATAATCCTCTGCTCAATGAGCCAAAAATAAAAACTTCAAATCAAGGATTTTGTCCGTTTTTAAAGTGGCTAGGGATGTCTGAAGGTATTACCCCTCTAGTCTGGTCAATAATCGCAAAATATGGTGCGATCGCTAGTTCTTTCGATGCAGCACGTTCGACGCTAACGGATTGGGGAATAAATGTTAGTTTAAAACGAATCGAACGCCTGACTTACCTTTTTGGTGAAATTGGTATTAATCTACGCCAATCAAAAATATTAAATCTGGAGATGAACCACTTATCTAATAGTAATGTTCTCAAAGGCCAACGAGTTGTAATCGCTGTAGATGGTGGAAGAACTAAAATTAGGTTTAATAAAAAAGGTAGACGCAGTAAGAAAACAAACCGTCATGGCTTTGTTGGTGAATGGATGGAGCCAAAGTTACTAACAATTTATGTAGTAAATGAAGAAGGTAAAAAAATTAGGACATCGACAATACCTATTACGAATGATGGCACATATTCAGGTTATAAAGAATTCCTCAAAATTTTAGAGATGTATTTAGTAAATTTGGGTATAAGTGAAGCCAAGCAGGTGTTATTGATTGCTGATGGTGCAGAGTGGATATGGATACACATTCCTCTTTTACTAAAAAAATTAAAATGCCCACTTGAAACTTATCAATTATTAGACTTTTATCACGCAGCATCACATTTACAAGATTTTGCTGATGCCGCTTTTAGTACAGATAATGAGCGTCAATCCTGGTTTAAAAAATCTCGGAAAATTTTAAAGAAAGGTCAGGCACTAGATTTAATGAGAAATATGGGTGAATTTATTTCCGAGGCAACAGGAGAGCGCTGTAAAATTATGGTAAGAGAGCGAAATTATATTTTAAAAGCGTATAGAAGGAGGCTTTTAAAATATAACGAAGTTGCAGCTCGAAAATTACCTCTCGGTAGTGGTGCAGTTGAAAGTTTAATTCGTCAAGTTGTTAATTTACGCATGAAAGGAAACAGTAAGTTTTGGTTACAAAATAATGCAGAAATTATGTTACATCTGCGTTGTCAATGGATAGCTAAAAGTTGGGATAATTTTTGTGATTCTATCTTTAATTCTTTTATCAAACCCCAAACTGGTTGA
- a CDS encoding transposase family protein encodes MTGRNLGRPWLTLLIDAYSRRILAVYLTFDPPSYRSCMMALRLCVQREGRFPQSVVVDGGKEFHSVYFDTLLARYHCIKKTRPGGKPRFGSVVERLFGTTNTEFIFNLLGNTQASKQPRQLTSFVDPKQLAVWTLADLYTYLCEWAYTIYDTSVHDSLGETPLQVYTDAIVATGEREHRRIAYNEDFLMATRPSTPKGNAKVQPGQGIKVNYLYYWNDAFRNPVVEKTKVSVRYDPFDMGVAYAYLEGRWVKCISQYYSTFAGRTEKEVLLAAQEIRQQDKRNAVSTNISAKRLADFIAAVQEHETLLLQRLRDLEAVGVLENVTPNTEGIPQFPRVSTLEPEMSAHSQDDEQLPPLQNNVELLDLTRLPILGEYR; translated from the coding sequence GTGACTGGTCGGAACTTAGGACGACCTTGGCTGACATTACTGATTGATGCCTACTCCCGACGCATCCTAGCAGTTTATCTCACCTTTGACCCACCTTCTTACAGGTCTTGCATGATGGCACTACGGTTGTGTGTTCAGCGTGAGGGTCGTTTTCCCCAATCTGTAGTTGTAGATGGTGGCAAGGAATTTCATAGCGTTTACTTTGATACCTTATTAGCACGTTACCACTGCATCAAAAAGACTCGTCCTGGTGGTAAACCTCGTTTTGGCTCAGTAGTTGAGCGATTATTCGGTACAACCAATACGGAATTTATCTTTAACTTACTGGGCAACACTCAAGCCAGTAAACAACCGCGCCAATTGACTTCATTTGTTGACCCCAAACAACTTGCCGTTTGGACATTGGCAGATTTATATACCTACCTGTGTGAGTGGGCATACACCATTTATGACACGAGCGTACATGATTCCTTGGGTGAGACACCATTACAAGTTTATACCGACGCAATCGTTGCTACAGGGGAGAGGGAACACCGCCGCATTGCATACAACGAAGACTTCCTCATGGCAACACGCCCTAGTACACCCAAAGGTAACGCTAAAGTCCAGCCAGGACAGGGAATTAAAGTCAATTATCTTTATTACTGGAACGATGCTTTCCGCAATCCGGTTGTCGAAAAAACCAAAGTCAGTGTGCGTTATGACCCTTTTGATATGGGTGTAGCTTATGCGTACCTGGAGGGAAGATGGGTCAAATGTATCTCCCAGTATTACAGCACCTTTGCTGGACGCACAGAGAAAGAAGTGCTATTAGCTGCCCAAGAAATTAGACAACAAGATAAGCGTAATGCTGTGAGTACAAATATCTCTGCCAAACGCCTTGCTGACTTCATTGCGGCAGTGCAAGAGCATGAAACCTTGCTCTTGCAACGGTTACGGGATTTGGAAGCGGTTGGGGTACTAGAGAATGTAACACCCAATACCGAAGGTATACCCCAGTTCCCAAGAGTCAGCACTCTTGAGCCAGAGATGTCAGCACACAGTCAAGATGACGAACAATTGCCACCACTGCAAAACAACGTTGAACTGTTGGATCTCACGCGACTGCCAATACTAGGGGAATACCGTTAA
- a CDS encoding ATP-binding protein, whose translation MDKFLTGNQNGEIHLKLTQFKEYAVLHPQLARVDMLLMRAIREPAGFAHVLVYGPSGVGKTTMIRQIAKRLNENVAEQLPSVSNSLSYRNGTQPPMPLLLLETRPPDGGVFNRADYYRTALKLLGEPFYERRMLIDIDAEQTWEKKGRGRTKTAQFNDSPELRHALEEAMTKRGVRAVILDEAQHLMKIGTGASAGKLLDQLDWIKSMTNVTGVLHILIGTYELLNFRNLSGQASRRGLDIHFPRYLYQNELDRQDFQAALLALLMQVPLNVDVKELMQHWLYFYERSIGCVGVLKDWLIRAVAAALHDGHDTLSLERLHEHTLTLAQCERMALDTTEGEQKLSYMESRREHLWHLLQMGMGSTSVPKAAVDLSKGGETTAASLPKSDKPASPAKRTRKKPVRESDDETASTTPDETSIEPAPKKKQTRKKTKLADSSISEAPLKTNIIDTPTLEEKTLDEKATQQEMPKTPKKSSGRVGQRKPKRDTVGLE comes from the coding sequence ATGGACAAATTTTTAACCGGCAATCAAAACGGCGAAATACACCTCAAACTTACTCAGTTTAAGGAGTATGCAGTTTTACATCCCCAGTTAGCACGGGTAGATATGCTGTTGATGCGTGCGATTCGAGAACCCGCCGGATTTGCTCATGTGTTGGTTTATGGGCCAAGCGGTGTGGGTAAGACAACGATGATTCGGCAGATTGCTAAACGGTTAAATGAAAATGTAGCCGAACAGTTACCCAGTGTATCCAATTCCTTAAGCTATCGTAACGGCACTCAGCCCCCGATGCCGTTATTGCTGTTAGAAACACGACCACCGGATGGTGGGGTGTTTAATCGGGCAGATTATTACCGCACTGCGCTGAAACTTTTGGGAGAACCATTCTATGAGCGGCGGATGCTGATAGATATTGATGCGGAACAAACTTGGGAGAAGAAAGGGCGTGGGCGGACTAAAACAGCTCAGTTTAATGATTCGCCTGAACTGCGCCACGCATTAGAAGAAGCGATGACCAAGCGTGGTGTACGGGCAGTGATTTTGGATGAAGCACAGCACTTAATGAAGATTGGAACTGGTGCAAGTGCTGGTAAACTTTTAGACCAGTTGGACTGGATTAAGTCCATGACCAATGTTACGGGAGTGCTACACATTCTGATTGGGACTTACGAACTGTTGAATTTTCGTAATTTAAGTGGTCAAGCATCCCGAAGGGGACTGGATATCCATTTTCCGCGCTATTTGTATCAGAATGAACTTGACCGCCAGGATTTTCAAGCTGCATTATTGGCACTGCTGATGCAAGTACCTCTGAATGTGGATGTCAAAGAGCTAATGCAGCATTGGCTTTACTTTTATGAGCGTTCCATTGGTTGTGTTGGGGTACTCAAGGACTGGCTCATCCGGGCTGTGGCAGCAGCTTTGCATGATGGTCACGATACTTTGAGTTTAGAACGACTGCATGAACATACGCTCACACTAGCCCAATGTGAACGTATGGCTTTGGATACCACTGAGGGTGAACAAAAACTCTCTTACATGGAAAGCCGGCGTGAACACTTATGGCATTTGCTACAGATGGGCATGGGTTCGACCTCTGTACCAAAAGCGGCGGTGGATTTATCCAAGGGCGGGGAGACTACGGCTGCATCGCTCCCAAAATCTGACAAACCCGCGTCTCCAGCGAAACGAACTCGTAAAAAGCCTGTCAGGGAGAGCGATGATGAAACGGCTTCTACAACACCAGATGAAACGTCTATAGAGCCAGCACCCAAGAAAAAACAAACTCGTAAGAAAACAAAACTTGCTGATTCTTCAATTAGTGAAGCACCACTAAAGACAAATATTATCGACACTCCCACATTAGAAGAGAAGACACTAGATGAAAAAGCAACTCAACAGGAAATGCCTAAAACCCCTAAAAAGTCTTCGGGGCGTGTTGGGCAACGCAAACCCAAACGAGATACTGTCGGACTTGAATGA
- a CDS encoding ester cyclase: protein MVKQQSVDEQANGKATSNLTPAQEFLQELWDEHLRLEFDAHNTEDTLATMVEDAYVNGIPVMIGGVGKPALREFYSKYFIPQMPPDMELTPVSRTIGTNQLVDEMLVKFTHTIQMDWMLPGIAPTLKRVEVALVAIVQFRDNKLAHEHLYWDQASILVQLGMLDPGTLPVVGVDSARKVLDPSLPSNALIDRASDRN from the coding sequence ATGGTCAAACAGCAATCTGTAGACGAACAAGCAAATGGAAAGGCAACTAGCAACCTGACACCAGCCCAGGAGTTTTTGCAAGAACTCTGGGATGAGCATCTGCGGCTTGAGTTTGACGCTCACAACACTGAAGATACCCTCGCCACGATGGTTGAGGATGCTTACGTTAACGGCATTCCGGTAATGATTGGGGGAGTAGGGAAACCGGCACTGCGCGAGTTTTATTCCAAGTACTTCATTCCACAGATGCCGCCGGACATGGAGCTGACTCCGGTCTCGCGCACAATCGGCACTAATCAACTAGTCGATGAAATGCTAGTTAAGTTCACTCATACCATCCAGATGGACTGGATGCTACCTGGCATTGCTCCGACTCTTAAACGGGTTGAAGTGGCATTGGTAGCAATTGTTCAGTTTCGTGACAACAAGCTAGCCCACGAACATCTCTACTGGGATCAGGCGAGTATATTGGTTCAACTCGGTATGCTTGATCCGGGTACACTGCCTGTTGTAGGGGTTGACAGTGCGCGCAAGGTACTTGATCCGAGCTTGCCCTCAAACGCACTGATCGATCGTGCCAGCGATCGCAACTAA
- a CDS encoding DsbA family protein — protein sequence MNDDRSYSSLLVPPSTQDWMQGVLSAKVVLVMYGDYQCSRSADVYRMIQGIKQELSASFGEDYLCFIFRHFPQTQIHPHAQRAAEVAEAAAAQGQFWSMHDTLFVYQQKLENGYLVEYANDLGLDIPQFLKDLSKQVYVDRIHEDIESGIYSGVTTAPVLFINTIRYAARWRMTELMTAIVAASH from the coding sequence ATGAACGATGATCGCAGCTACAGTTCCTTACTTGTACCCCCTTCAACTCAAGATTGGATGCAAGGTGTGCTGAGTGCCAAGGTCGTGCTGGTGATGTATGGAGACTATCAATGCTCTAGAAGTGCGGACGTTTACAGGATGATTCAAGGAATCAAACAAGAGCTGAGTGCTTCTTTTGGAGAAGATTATTTATGCTTTATCTTCCGTCATTTTCCGCAAACACAGATTCATCCTCATGCTCAACGAGCCGCCGAAGTCGCTGAAGCCGCCGCTGCCCAAGGGCAATTTTGGTCAATGCACGATACTTTATTTGTTTATCAACAGAAGTTAGAGAACGGTTATCTTGTAGAGTACGCCAATGATTTGGGGCTTGATATTCCTCAGTTTCTCAAAGACTTATCTAAACAAGTATATGTCGATCGCATCCACGAAGATATCGAAAGTGGAATATACAGTGGAGTAACAACTGCCCCAGTCCTATTTATCAATACCATTCGATATGCCGCACGCTGGAGAATGACAGAGTTGATGACAGCCATTGTTGCAGCAAGTCACTAA
- a CDS encoding CPBP family intramembrane glutamic endopeptidase: MKIKAIKRHQGIGTEVKDATYVEAAGWGKYRWWRYVLGLMIILFAWMVVANFASALVALALGGKEGVAAFGRLDYAAFGRVGGFVVSMAGFPVFLAGILIAVTLIHQRHPRTLITAREKISWTRVGHGFVAGFVPWVLLAGLGQYLLYPDSFSFNSDLKTFALFVPIALILTVIQTTTEELFFRGYIVQGASLIWSNRVFLAIVSAVIFTLPHATNPESQEGGWIGMFLGIFVGTGLLYAIVSLIDGTTELAIGAHFANNIAYFLLFNWSGSFFAAPALFSISEYHARFYDIISLVLIPVFLAIVFWVFKRDEASEPVSQSHQTSSSGLDSAHRKHQ, from the coding sequence ATGAAGATTAAAGCAATTAAAAGACATCAGGGAATCGGAACAGAAGTGAAAGACGCGACTTACGTCGAGGCTGCTGGGTGGGGGAAGTATCGGTGGTGGCGGTATGTTCTGGGGCTGATGATCATCCTCTTTGCCTGGATGGTCGTTGCCAACTTCGCCAGTGCGCTCGTCGCGCTTGCGCTCGGCGGCAAAGAGGGGGTCGCGGCTTTCGGTCGGCTGGATTATGCCGCATTCGGTCGGGTGGGGGGCTTTGTCGTGAGCATGGCGGGTTTTCCGGTGTTCCTCGCAGGAATTCTCATCGCCGTCACCCTCATCCACCAGCGTCATCCCCGAACGCTCATCACGGCGCGGGAGAAGATCAGTTGGACTCGCGTCGGTCACGGCTTTGTGGCTGGGTTTGTGCCGTGGGTGCTGCTAGCCGGACTGGGGCAGTACCTCCTCTACCCCGATAGCTTCTCCTTCAACTCCGACCTCAAGACGTTCGCGCTCTTCGTGCCAATCGCACTAATCCTCACTGTAATCCAGACGACCACCGAGGAGCTTTTTTTTCGTGGGTACATCGTGCAGGGCGCGAGCCTGATCTGGTCTAACCGCGTCTTTCTGGCAATCGTGTCGGCTGTGATCTTCACGCTGCCGCACGCCACTAATCCAGAGTCACAGGAGGGCGGCTGGATCGGGATGTTCCTCGGAATCTTCGTCGGCACGGGTCTGCTGTATGCAATCGTTTCATTGATCGACGGCACTACCGAACTTGCCATCGGCGCGCACTTCGCCAACAACATCGCGTACTTTCTCTTGTTCAACTGGTCTGGAAGCTTCTTTGCCGCGCCAGCCTTGTTCAGCATCAGCGAGTACCATGCGAGATTCTACGACATCATCTCTCTCGTGCTGATTCCCGTTTTCTTGGCGATCGTTTTCTGGGTGTTCAAACGCGACGAGGCATCTGAACCCGTTTCCCAAAGCCATCAGACTAGCAGTTCTGGGCTGGATTCAGCTCACCGGAAACACCAATAA
- a CDS encoding DUF302 domain-containing protein — MPRLGGSASSLMVAQPMIALDLPLKVLAWEATNGKVWVSYNDPNYLKQRFSLSDELVKNIAIIAPLINEALSYVDHK; from the coding sequence TTGCCCAGGCTGGGAGGCTCTGCCTCTTCCCTCATGGTGGCACAACCAATGATCGCCCTGGATTTACCCCTGAAAGTACTGGCATGGGAAGCGACTAACGGCAAGGTGTGGGTGAGTTACAACGATCCTAATTACTTAAAACAGCGATTTTCTCTCTCGGATGAGTTGGTGAAAAATATCGCTATCATTGCACCTTTAATCAATGAAGCACTTAGTTACGTCGATCACAAATAA
- a CDS encoding alpha/beta hydrolase, with protein sequence MIGAVILVFSACGQPTFGYHSEPGGKVPTDLKRFYDQKLTLGSCEGYATTDADAKAFANDTFKCARLEVPLDYQNPGGRTAQIALLRVPAKGKPSKRIGSLLLNPGGPGYSGMSYAAMVAKDLADSPITKQFDLIGFDPRGVAASTPALDCFTDAEREADLLVNSINSGGKDYTDHETRQLYQKCAEHSGGEDVLAHVGTRDVARDMDVLRAVLGDDKLSFFGTSYGTRLGTIYAETFPQNVRAMVLDAAIDPTTGTTERRLVQFAGFQRAFDNMAAFCAKNPTCPLGTDPKQASAAFQQIVQPLIDKPIITADGRKITYTAVIDGVTSGLYGETLWPAVIKAITELKAGNGKTLLFLRDILSQRSADGSYGNGTESLLAINCLDEERHTPEQESAMTRDIFKIAPFLDTGRPVNARDLCEHWRVKPTLSYPYAQNIKGLPKTLVVSVTRDPATPHEGGISLAKTLGASLLTVEGEQHGVALTADNACVNNIVADYLIGLKIPADGTRCVL encoded by the coding sequence ATGATTGGGGCAGTGATACTGGTTTTTAGTGCCTGCGGCCAGCCCACATTCGGGTACCACTCAGAGCCAGGAGGAAAAGTCCCTACGGATCTGAAACGCTTCTACGACCAGAAGCTAACCTTAGGCTCGTGCGAGGGCTACGCCACCACGGATGCCGACGCTAAGGCTTTCGCCAACGACACTTTCAAATGCGCCCGGCTTGAGGTGCCGCTCGACTACCAGAACCCCGGCGGGCGAACCGCGCAGATTGCACTGCTGCGCGTACCGGCGAAGGGCAAGCCGAGCAAACGAATCGGCTCCCTGCTGCTCAACCCAGGCGGCCCCGGCTACTCCGGGATGAGCTACGCGGCTATGGTGGCAAAGGACTTGGCCGACAGTCCGATCACCAAGCAGTTTGACCTGATCGGGTTCGACCCACGCGGGGTTGCGGCCTCGACACCAGCCCTAGACTGCTTCACCGATGCCGAACGAGAGGCCGACTTGTTGGTCAACTCGATCAACTCTGGGGGCAAGGACTACACCGACCACGAGACCCGTCAATTGTACCAAAAATGCGCCGAGCATTCCGGCGGTGAGGACGTGCTGGCTCACGTCGGCACGCGCGATGTCGCCCGCGACATGGACGTACTCCGCGCGGTACTCGGCGATGACAAGCTCTCCTTTTTCGGCACCAGCTACGGTACCCGGCTCGGCACGATTTACGCTGAAACCTTCCCACAGAACGTGCGGGCTATGGTACTCGATGCCGCGATCGACCCCACTACCGGCACCACCGAGCGTCGCCTCGTCCAGTTCGCGGGTTTCCAGCGTGCCTTCGACAACATGGCGGCCTTCTGCGCTAAAAACCCGACTTGTCCGCTAGGCACCGATCCCAAGCAAGCTAGCGCCGCCTTCCAGCAGATCGTGCAGCCACTGATTGATAAACCGATCATCACCGCAGACGGACGCAAGATCACTTACACCGCCGTAATTGACGGCGTGACCAGTGGACTTTACGGCGAGACGCTCTGGCCTGCGGTGATCAAAGCCATCACCGAACTCAAGGCCGGAAACGGTAAAACCCTGCTGTTCTTGCGCGACATCCTCAGCCAGCGCAGTGCCGACGGTAGCTACGGCAATGGCACAGAGTCCCTGCTGGCCATTAACTGCCTCGACGAGGAACGCCACACGCCTGAGCAGGAGAGCGCGATGACGCGCGACATTTTCAAGATTGCACCCTTCCTAGACACTGGCAGGCCCGTCAACGCCCGTGACCTCTGTGAGCATTGGCGCGTGAAACCCACCCTCAGCTACCCCTACGCTCAGAACATCAAAGGACTCCCTAAAACCTTGGTCGTGTCGGTCACTCGCGATCCGGCCACCCCGCACGAGGGCGGCATCAGCCTCGCCAAGACGCTCGGCGCGAGCCTGTTGACCGTCGAGGGCGAACAGCACGGTGTAGCCCTCACCGCCGACAATGCGTGTGTCAACAACATCGTCGCCGACTACCTCATCGGTCTCAAAATCCCCGCAGACGGTACTCGCTGCGTCCTTTAG
- a CDS encoding IS5 family transposase, whose amino-acid sequence MYRRAQKQEKAAENFELPFGGKLASDNRWVIMANMIPWSKFEAEYAEIFSARMGAPAKTFRMALGALIIKEKLGISDRETVEQIRENPYLQYFIGMSAYSNESAFDPSMLVHFRERIDIELVNKINQEIVRKMLENKQEVEVRAKKPEVEDSKSKPANRGKLILDASCAPADISYPTDLGLLNQARKQTETIIDTLYKSLLVRNINKPRTYRNKARKDYLAVAKKRKPTVKERRKAIRKQLQYINRNLTHIQQLINLGASLLKLSNSQYKMLLVVAEVYRQQLWLYENQKISIQDRIVSLNQPHIRPIIRGKAGRTVEFGAKFSASYYDGYVFLDHISWDNFNESGDLKSQVEAYKNYTGYYPESVHVDKIYRTRENRAWCQERGIRISGPPLGRPPQNVSPEKKKQAAYDERIRNCIEGKFGQGKRRFSLGRVMAKLPHTSFTAIAITFLVMNLSTLLLRLFCVFFCLFFKTESFFTSSIIETDISFNLKQQKLIFFLD is encoded by the coding sequence ATGTATCGAAGAGCGCAAAAGCAAGAAAAAGCAGCAGAAAACTTTGAACTACCCTTTGGGGGAAAACTAGCGTCAGATAACCGATGGGTAATCATGGCGAACATGATACCTTGGTCAAAATTTGAAGCAGAGTACGCAGAAATATTTTCAGCAAGAATGGGAGCGCCAGCCAAAACATTTAGAATGGCGTTGGGAGCATTAATAATTAAAGAAAAATTAGGAATAAGTGACAGAGAGACAGTAGAACAAATTCGGGAGAACCCGTATCTGCAATACTTTATAGGAATGTCAGCATATAGTAATGAATCTGCATTTGACCCGTCAATGCTAGTTCATTTTAGAGAAAGGATAGATATAGAATTAGTCAATAAAATCAATCAAGAAATAGTCAGGAAGATGTTAGAAAATAAACAGGAGGTAGAAGTAAGAGCAAAAAAGCCAGAGGTCGAGGATTCAAAAAGTAAGCCAGCCAATAGAGGAAAATTAATATTAGATGCTAGTTGTGCGCCAGCAGACATAAGTTATCCGACAGATTTAGGATTATTAAATCAAGCCAGAAAGCAAACAGAAACAATCATAGATACATTATATAAGTCCTTATTAGTAAGAAATATCAACAAACCAAGAACCTACAGAAACAAAGCAAGAAAGGATTATTTAGCAGTAGCCAAGAAAAGAAAACCAACAGTTAAAGAAAGAAGGAAAGCTATCAGAAAGCAACTGCAATATATCAACAGAAATTTAACTCATATTCAGCAGCTAATAAATTTAGGTGCGTCACTATTAAAACTGAGCAACAGTCAATATAAGATGTTGCTAGTAGTAGCAGAAGTTTATCGTCAACAGTTATGGTTATATGAAAATCAAAAAATTAGTATACAAGACCGCATTGTCAGTTTAAACCAACCACACATTCGTCCGATTATCCGAGGTAAAGCCGGGAGAACAGTAGAGTTTGGGGCTAAGTTTTCAGCTAGTTACTATGATGGCTATGTATTTTTAGACCATATTAGTTGGGACAACTTTAACGAATCAGGAGACTTAAAATCACAAGTAGAAGCATACAAAAACTACACCGGATATTATCCTGAATCAGTTCATGTTGATAAGATTTATCGGACGAGGGAGAATCGAGCTTGGTGTCAAGAAAGGGGAATTAGAATTAGTGGCCCACCACTAGGTAGACCCCCCCAAAATGTCAGCCCTGAAAAGAAGAAACAAGCCGCTTATGACGAAAGGATTCGTAATTGTATTGAGGGCAAGTTTGGACAAGGTAAACGAAGATTTAGCCTTGGTAGAGTTATGGCTAAACTTCCTCATACTTCTTTCACCGCTATTGCCATAACTTTTTTAGTTATGAATCTTTCTACTCTGCTATTACGGCTTTTTTGTGTATTTTTTTGCCTATTTTTCAAAACTGAGTCTTTTTTTACTTC